A genome region from Proteus vulgaris includes the following:
- a CDS encoding AMP-binding protein: protein MTLLEMTVKECLNNVVKQYASQTALIENQSKKTLSWQQLQQEVESVARGFLAMGLTKGDRLGIWSANSKEWIICFLAAAQIGVPVVCINFHFKKRELFDLCRLTGIKALCFSDGFKSNHFIEVINCLSKKASKNKDVLPQLFISMGNQQAEKSVSLSQLKEISQKISDKEYQHAVEQVSVKDLLTIQMTSGSTAMPKGVMLSQYNVINNAMLSAQRLGVTYDDVICLAVPLFHCFGLSSCLFFALTTGCQLVLLDNYNAEDVLKAVQHHRCTIMHGVPTIFSRLMKHEQFSHYDLSSLDKGIIAGASFPPALIDDIETILGMKGITVSYGQTEASPCCTQTLPNDALEIKRHSIGKPLPFVEMKIINPKTGKPVPVGSLGEICTRGFHVMMGYDNAPDKTKEALDEEGWLHTGDIGCIDEQGNYHYAYRIKEIVVRGGENISLCEIEDAIAEYAGVDATKAFGIPSADLGEEVIATICVQKGHSIDESELREFLQERLARYKIPKELHFFTEFPHTPCGKIDVQALKSQLGYRVSIKDEKTKVAG, encoded by the coding sequence ATGACCTTATTAGAAATGACAGTTAAAGAATGTCTAAACAATGTAGTGAAGCAATATGCGTCACAAACGGCCTTAATTGAAAACCAAAGTAAAAAGACACTTTCTTGGCAACAATTACAACAAGAAGTCGAGAGTGTTGCGCGTGGTTTTTTAGCCATGGGTTTAACAAAAGGTGACCGTTTAGGGATTTGGTCTGCTAATAGTAAAGAATGGATAATTTGTTTTCTTGCTGCTGCTCAAATTGGTGTTCCTGTTGTTTGTATTAACTTTCATTTTAAAAAAAGAGAGTTATTCGATTTATGTCGATTAACGGGAATTAAAGCACTCTGCTTTTCTGATGGTTTTAAAAGCAATCATTTTATTGAGGTGATTAATTGTCTTTCTAAAAAAGCATCAAAAAATAAAGACGTATTGCCTCAATTATTTATTAGCATGGGAAATCAACAAGCAGAAAAAAGTGTTTCTTTATCTCAATTAAAAGAAATTAGCCAAAAAATATCAGATAAAGAATATCAACATGCTGTTGAACAAGTTAGCGTAAAAGATTTGCTGACTATTCAAATGACCTCTGGCAGTACAGCAATGCCTAAAGGTGTCATGTTAAGCCAATATAATGTCATTAATAATGCCATGCTGTCAGCACAGCGCTTAGGTGTTACGTATGACGATGTGATTTGTCTTGCGGTTCCGCTATTCCACTGCTTTGGACTCTCTTCTTGTCTCTTTTTTGCGTTAACAACAGGGTGCCAACTTGTTCTTCTTGATAATTACAATGCTGAAGATGTGTTAAAAGCCGTCCAACATCATCGTTGCACCATTATGCATGGTGTACCGACCATTTTTAGTCGTTTAATGAAGCATGAACAATTTTCTCACTATGATTTATCGAGTCTTGATAAAGGCATTATTGCAGGAGCAAGTTTTCCGCCTGCGTTAATCGATGACATTGAAACGATCCTCGGTATGAAAGGGATCACCGTCTCTTATGGTCAAACAGAAGCTTCACCTTGTTGCACGCAAACTCTTCCTAATGATGCTTTAGAGATAAAACGTCATTCTATTGGTAAGCCTTTACCTTTTGTTGAAATGAAAATTATTAATCCGAAAACAGGTAAACCTGTGCCAGTAGGCAGTTTAGGTGAGATTTGCACGCGTGGCTTTCATGTGATGATGGGCTATGACAATGCGCCAGACAAAACCAAAGAAGCGTTAGACGAAGAGGGTTGGTTACACACGGGAGATATCGGCTGTATCGATGAACAAGGAAATTATCACTATGCCTATCGTATAAAAGAGATTGTGGTACGTGGTGGTGAAAATATTAGCCTGTGTGAAATAGAAGATGCCATTGCTGAATATGCGGGTGTTGATGCGACAAAAGCATTTGGGATCCCTTCAGCCGATTTAGGTGAAGAAGTGATTGCCACTATTTGTGTGCAAAAAGGCCACAGCATTGATGAAAGTGAATTACGTGAATTTCTACAAGAGCGACTGGCTCGCTACAAA
- a CDS encoding MFS transporter, which translates to MQPRNFDDIRFTSVHRRVMLWGSGGPFLDGYVLVIIGVALEQLTPLLQLDTRWIGLLGAATLAGLFIGTSLFGYICDKVGRRKMFLIDIVAIALISIATMFVSTPVGLLVMRFLIGIVIGADYPIATSMITEFSNKKQRAFAVGFIAAMWYIGATCANLVGYLLYDVVDGWRWMLGSAFIPCVIILIGRFDLPESPLWLIRKGRIKECNEMMIKLFGEPVVFEAEDAKTTRFIELFNKRHFSFVLFVAVIWTCQVIPMFAIYTFGPQIVGLLGWDAGRSAALGNVVISLFFMFGCIPAMFWLNQTGRRPLLIGSFGMMTLALLVLGIFPALPILFVILAFATYAFFSGGPGILQWLYPNELFPTDIRASAVGIIMSISRIGTVISTCALPAFIATYGISTTMLVGAAISLFGMIVSILFAPETKGLTLNQTSTMPMRRSK; encoded by the coding sequence ATGCAACCCAGAAACTTTGATGATATTCGTTTTACCTCTGTACATCGTCGGGTGATGTTATGGGGGAGTGGCGGCCCTTTTCTTGATGGCTATGTATTAGTGATTATCGGTGTGGCGTTAGAGCAACTCACACCATTATTACAACTCGATACACGATGGATTGGTCTACTTGGTGCTGCAACATTAGCAGGGCTTTTTATTGGTACATCCCTCTTTGGTTATATTTGTGACAAAGTGGGTCGCCGAAAAATGTTTCTTATCGATATTGTCGCCATCGCTCTTATCTCTATTGCAACGATGTTTGTTTCAACGCCAGTAGGGTTGTTAGTGATGCGATTTCTTATTGGTATTGTGATTGGGGCTGACTATCCTATCGCGACTTCGATGATCACTGAGTTTTCCAATAAAAAACAACGTGCTTTTGCCGTCGGTTTTATTGCTGCAATGTGGTATATCGGGGCGACTTGTGCCAACTTAGTCGGTTATCTTTTATATGATGTTGTAGATGGCTGGCGTTGGATGTTGGGCAGTGCTTTTATTCCTTGTGTAATTATTTTAATTGGTCGTTTTGATTTACCTGAATCTCCGCTTTGGTTAATACGCAAAGGGCGTATTAAAGAGTGTAATGAGATGATGATAAAACTCTTTGGTGAACCCGTGGTATTTGAAGCAGAAGATGCCAAGACAACGCGTTTTATCGAGTTATTTAATAAACGCCACTTCTCTTTTGTTCTATTTGTTGCGGTGATTTGGACTTGCCAAGTTATCCCCATGTTTGCCATTTATACCTTTGGCCCACAAATCGTTGGTTTATTAGGATGGGATGCAGGAAGAAGTGCGGCACTGGGTAATGTGGTGATCAGCCTGTTTTTTATGTTTGGGTGTATTCCCGCAATGTTTTGGTTAAACCAAACAGGACGACGTCCCTTATTGATTGGTAGTTTTGGAATGATGACATTGGCATTATTGGTACTCGGTATTTTTCCTGCTCTACCTATCTTATTTGTTATTTTAGCCTTTGCGACTTATGCGTTCTTTTCTGGCGGTCCCGGAATTTTACAATGGCTCTATCCTAACGAATTGTTTCCGACAGATATTCGAGCTTCGGCAGTGGGCATTATTATGTCAATCAGCCGTATTGGTACCGTTATCTCAACCTGTGCGCTTCCTGCCTTTATTGCCACTTATGGCATTAGTACTACGATGCTGGTGGGGGCGGCGATCTCCTTATTCGGTATGATCGTTTCAATCTTGTTTGCACCAGAAACGAAAGGATTAACACTCAACCAAACTTCAACGATGCCAATGCGTCGGAGTAAATAA
- the fixX gene encoding ferredoxin-like protein FixX yields MSSPVNVDVKLGINKFNVDEENPHIVVKEQPDMQVLETLVKACPAGLYKKQEDGTISFDYAGCLECGTCRILGLDSALEKWEYPRGTFGVEYRYG; encoded by the coding sequence ATGAGTTCTCCCGTAAATGTCGATGTCAAATTAGGCATCAATAAATTTAATGTCGATGAGGAAAATCCACATATCGTCGTTAAAGAGCAACCTGATATGCAGGTATTGGAAACCTTAGTCAAAGCTTGTCCTGCCGGTCTTTATAAAAAACAAGAAGATGGCACCATCAGTTTTGATTATGCAGGGTGCTTAGAGTGTGGAACTTGTCGAATTCTTGGTTTAGATAGTGCGCTTGAAAAATGGGAATACCCACGCGGAACGTTTGGCGTGGAATATCGTTACGGATGA
- the fixC gene encoding FAD-dependent oxidoreductase FixC translates to MSDSEDIFDAIIVGAGLAGSVAALVLAREGAQVLLIERGNYAGGKNVTGGRMYAHTLERIIPEFAQEAPVERVITHEKLSFMTETGAMTIDYQNTEGKDPKTASWSVLRGEFDQWLMEQAENAGAQCITGIRVDKLVERDGKIVGVEADGDVLEAKAVILADGVNSILAEQLGMTKRVAAENVAVGVKEIIELPESVIKDRFNLKDNEGAAWLFAGSPTDGLMGGGFLYTNKTTLSLGLVCGLHHIKDAKKSVPQMLEDFKQHPVVAPLIEGGKMVEYGAHVVPEAGLRMQNELVRDGVLIAGDAAGMCMNLGFTIRGMDLAMASGEAAAKTVLSAMEKNDFSKQTLNEYLKHLEAGPLRDMKAYQRMPDLLDNPRMFTAYPEMVVGIAKDLFTVTGEAPVPMRKTMMRHTKKVGWMNLIKDGIKGVKAI, encoded by the coding sequence ATGTCCGATTCCGAAGATATTTTCGATGCCATTATTGTTGGCGCAGGATTAGCAGGATCTGTGGCTGCACTTGTTTTGGCAAGGGAAGGTGCACAAGTATTGCTAATAGAAAGAGGTAACTACGCTGGCGGGAAAAATGTAACCGGTGGTCGTATGTATGCACATACTCTTGAACGCATCATTCCTGAGTTTGCGCAAGAAGCGCCTGTTGAACGCGTTATTACTCACGAAAAATTGTCATTTATGACTGAAACAGGCGCAATGACAATTGATTACCAAAATACGGAAGGAAAGGATCCCAAAACGGCGTCTTGGTCTGTATTACGTGGTGAGTTTGACCAATGGCTAATGGAACAAGCCGAAAATGCGGGTGCGCAATGTATTACAGGGATCCGTGTTGACAAACTCGTTGAACGTGATGGAAAAATTGTCGGTGTTGAGGCCGATGGTGATGTGTTAGAAGCGAAAGCGGTGATCCTCGCCGATGGTGTGAACTCTATCTTGGCTGAACAGCTAGGTATGACGAAACGTGTTGCGGCTGAAAATGTGGCTGTGGGCGTAAAAGAGATCATCGAACTGCCTGAAAGTGTCATTAAAGATCGTTTCAACCTAAAAGATAACGAAGGTGCGGCTTGGTTATTTGCAGGTTCGCCTACTGATGGGCTTATGGGCGGTGGTTTTTTATATACCAATAAAACCACGCTTTCTTTAGGTCTTGTTTGCGGGCTTCACCATATTAAAGACGCTAAAAAATCCGTCCCCCAAATGCTGGAAGATTTTAAACAGCATCCCGTTGTTGCTCCGCTAATTGAAGGCGGAAAAATGGTGGAATACGGCGCACACGTTGTTCCTGAAGCTGGATTAAGAATGCAAAACGAATTAGTACGCGATGGTGTATTGATTGCGGGTGATGCCGCAGGGATGTGTATGAACCTTGGCTTTACTATTCGTGGCATGGATTTAGCGATGGCATCAGGTGAAGCTGCTGCAAAAACCGTGCTATCGGCAATGGAGAAAAATGATTTTAGCAAACAAACGCTCAATGAATATCTCAAACATTTAGAAGCCGGTCCGTTACGCGATATGAAAGCCTATCAACGTATGCCTGATTTACTTGATAACCCTCGTATGTTCACCGCTTACCCTGAAATGGTGGTTGGTATTGCAAAAGATCTCTTTACCGTAACCGGTGAAGCGCCAGTACCAATGCGTAAAACCATGATGCGTCATACCAAAAAAGTAGGTTGGATGAATCTGATTAAAGATGGGATCAAAGGAGTAAAAGCAATATGA
- a CDS encoding FAD-binding protein, with amino-acid sequence MSQFSTVWVFSDALSRLPELMGGASSLGQSINVFTLNDEQSVAAFKLGATDVFQLEGKPDDRIIEDYAQSMVETIKQKGDAGLVLLPNTRRGKLIAARLGHRLEAVVSNDAQSLNAEGEALVTKHMVYGGLAFGDETLKTPYCVVTASVGAFDIAPETEATGSAQKVAWIAPAQGIVRNSIQPRAINAVDLDKARFVVSVGRGIGSKENIALAEDLAKTIGAEIACSRPVAENEKWMEHERYVGISNLMLKPELYLAAGISGQIQHMVGANGAQTIVAINKDKNAPIFQFADYGIVGDLMKILPALTRQLSN; translated from the coding sequence ATGAGCCAGTTTTCAACTGTTTGGGTATTTAGTGATGCACTTTCCCGTTTACCAGAATTAATGGGTGGCGCTTCTTCATTAGGACAATCTATCAATGTATTTACATTGAATGATGAACAAAGTGTGGCTGCTTTTAAATTAGGTGCAACCGACGTTTTTCAATTAGAAGGTAAACCTGATGATCGCATTATTGAAGACTATGCACAAAGCATGGTTGAAACCATCAAACAAAAAGGTGATGCAGGTTTAGTGCTACTGCCTAATACACGTCGCGGAAAATTAATCGCAGCACGTTTAGGTCATCGTTTAGAAGCGGTTGTTTCTAACGACGCACAATCTTTAAATGCAGAAGGAGAGGCATTAGTCACCAAACATATGGTTTACGGTGGTTTAGCTTTTGGCGATGAAACGCTGAAAACGCCTTACTGTGTTGTCACTGCAAGTGTGGGCGCTTTTGATATTGCACCAGAAACTGAGGCGACGGGTAGTGCACAAAAAGTCGCATGGATTGCCCCAGCTCAAGGCATTGTTCGCAATTCGATTCAACCACGCGCTATCAATGCAGTTGATTTAGACAAAGCACGTTTTGTTGTCAGCGTGGGTCGCGGTATCGGCAGTAAAGAAAATATCGCCCTTGCAGAAGACTTAGCGAAAACCATTGGTGCTGAAATCGCCTGTTCTCGTCCTGTTGCTGAAAATGAGAAGTGGATGGAACACGAGCGTTATGTCGGTATTTCTAACCTAATGCTGAAACCTGAACTCTATTTAGCTGCGGGTATTTCAGGACAAATTCAACATATGGTCGGCGCTAATGGTGCACAAACTATTGTTGCTATTAATAAAGACAAAAATGCACCTATCTTTCAATTCGCTGATTACGGCATTGTCGGTGATTTAATGAAAATTTTACCTGCATTAACTCGTCAATTATCTAACTGA
- the fixA gene encoding putative electron transfer flavoprotein FixA, producing the protein MNIITCYKSVPDEQDITVNSADNSLDFSRANTKISQYDLNAIEAANQLKTQLDGIQITAMSVGGKALTNAKARKDVLSRGADELVVVVDDQFEASLPYQTAVALAAAATKKGYDLILCGDGSADLSSQQVSLLVGEFLNIPAINGVNKIVSISNDSITVERELETEIETLTIPLPAVIAVSTDINIPQIPSMKAILGAAKKPVQQWSVTDLGLDVITARSEQKVAAPKQKVRQRIIIEGDGDDQIAELAEHLRKILK; encoded by the coding sequence ATGAATATTATTACATGTTACAAAAGTGTTCCCGATGAGCAGGATATTACGGTCAATAGCGCAGATAATTCGCTGGATTTTTCCCGCGCTAACACCAAAATCAGCCAATATGATTTAAATGCGATTGAAGCCGCTAATCAGCTTAAGACGCAACTTGATGGTATTCAAATCACGGCAATGAGTGTTGGCGGTAAAGCCCTGACAAATGCGAAAGCGCGTAAAGATGTTCTTTCTCGTGGTGCTGATGAATTAGTGGTTGTCGTTGATGATCAATTTGAAGCTTCTTTACCTTATCAAACAGCGGTTGCACTGGCAGCGGCTGCGACTAAAAAAGGTTATGATTTAATTCTTTGTGGTGATGGCTCTGCGGATCTGAGCTCACAACAAGTTAGCTTGCTGGTGGGGGAATTCTTAAATATTCCTGCAATCAATGGCGTTAACAAAATAGTTTCTATTTCTAATGATTCAATTACGGTTGAGCGTGAATTAGAAACGGAAATTGAAACACTAACCATTCCATTACCTGCTGTTATCGCGGTATCTACCGATATAAATATACCTCAAATTCCTTCGATGAAAGCTATTCTTGGTGCCGCCAAGAAACCTGTTCAGCAATGGAGTGTCACCGATCTTGGTTTGGATGTGATTACTGCACGTTCAGAGCAAAAAGTGGCTGCGCCGAAACAGAAAGTTCGTCAACGCATCATCATTGAAGGTGATGGCGATGATCAGATTGCTGAGTTGGCAGAACATTTACGTAAAATTCTTAAGTAA
- the caiT gene encoding L-carnitine/gamma-butyrobetaine antiporter produces MSKDNKKAGIEPKVFFPPLIIVGILCWLTVRDLDASNEVINAVFSYVTNVWGWAFEWYMVIMFGGWFWLVFGRYANKRLGEDKPEFSTASWIFMMFASCTSAAVLFWGSIEIYYYISSPPFGMEAYSTQAKEIGLAYSLFHWGPLPWATYSFLSVAFAYFFFVRKMEVIRPSSTLTPLIGEKHVNGLFGTIVDNFYLVALILAMGTSLGLATPLVTECIQYLFGIPHTLQLDAIIISCWILLNAICVAFGLQKGVKIASDVRTYLSFLMLGWVFIVGGASFIVNYFTDSVGTLMMYMPRMLFYTDPIGKGGFPQGWTVFYWAWWVIYAIQMSIFLARISKGRTVRELCLGMVSGLTAGTWLIWTILGGNTLQLIDQNILNIPQLIEQYGVPRAIIETWAALPLSTATMWGFFILCFIATVTLINACSYTLAMSTCRSMKEGSEPPLLVRIGWSVLVGIIGIILLALGGLKPIQTAIIAGGCPLFFVNIMVTLSFIKDAKVHWKD; encoded by the coding sequence ATGAGCAAAGATAATAAAAAGGCAGGAATAGAACCGAAGGTTTTTTTTCCGCCATTAATCATTGTTGGTATTTTATGCTGGCTAACGGTACGTGATCTTGACGCTTCAAATGAAGTGATTAATGCCGTATTCAGCTATGTTACCAATGTCTGGGGCTGGGCCTTCGAATGGTATATGGTCATTATGTTCGGAGGTTGGTTTTGGTTAGTCTTCGGTCGTTATGCCAATAAACGCCTAGGGGAAGATAAACCTGAGTTTAGTACCGCAAGCTGGATCTTTATGATGTTTGCGTCTTGTACATCCGCCGCCGTCCTCTTTTGGGGATCAATTGAAATATACTACTACATTTCAAGCCCACCTTTTGGGATGGAAGCTTACTCAACCCAAGCGAAAGAAATTGGCCTTGCTTACAGCTTGTTCCACTGGGGACCTTTACCTTGGGCAACATATAGTTTCCTTTCTGTTGCATTCGCTTACTTCTTCTTTGTTCGCAAAATGGAAGTGATCCGTCCAAGTAGTACCTTAACCCCATTAATCGGTGAAAAACACGTTAATGGTTTATTCGGTACCATTGTTGATAACTTCTATTTAGTTGCTCTGATTTTAGCAATGGGTACAAGCCTCGGGTTAGCCACACCGCTTGTGACGGAATGTATTCAATACTTATTTGGTATTCCTCATACCCTGCAATTAGACGCCATTATTATCTCTTGCTGGATTTTGCTTAACGCAATTTGCGTGGCATTTGGTCTGCAAAAAGGGGTAAAAATTGCCAGTGATGTGCGTACTTACCTTAGTTTCTTAATGCTAGGTTGGGTATTTATCGTCGGGGGTGCGAGCTTTATCGTCAATTACTTCACCGACTCTGTCGGTACATTGATGATGTATATGCCTCGTATGCTGTTTTATACAGACCCTATCGGTAAGGGCGGATTCCCTCAAGGTTGGACTGTCTTCTATTGGGCATGGTGGGTTATCTACGCCATTCAAATGAGTATTTTCTTAGCACGTATCTCTAAAGGCCGTACTGTCCGTGAATTGTGTTTAGGGATGGTGTCAGGTTTAACCGCAGGGACTTGGTTAATTTGGACAATCCTGGGTGGTAACACTTTACAACTCATTGACCAAAACATTCTCAACATTCCACAACTGATTGAACAGTATGGTGTGCCTCGCGCAATCATCGAAACATGGGCGGCATTACCGTTAAGCACCGCGACAATGTGGGGCTTCTTTATCCTCTGCTTTATTGCCACCGTCACCTTAATTAACGCCTGTTCTTACACACTGGCAATGTCCACTTGTCGCTCGATGAAAGAAGGCTCTGAGCCACCTTTATTAGTCCGCATCGGCTGGTCTGTGCTGGTCGGTATTATCGGCATCATTCTGCTAGCTCTTGGTGGTTTAAAACCCATTCAAACTGCCATTATCGCTGGAGGATGCCCACTATTTTTCGTCAATATCATGGTCACCTTGTCCTTTATTAAAGATGCCAAAGTACATTGGAAAGACTGA
- the caiA gene encoding crotonobetainyl-CoA dehydrogenase, producing MDFRLNDEQELFVDGVRELMASENWEAYFAQCDRESKYPERFVKALADMEIDNLLIPEEHGGLNAGFVTVAAIWMELGRLGAPTYVLYQLPGGFNTVLREGTQEQIDKIMAFRGTGKQMWNSAITEPGAGSDVGSLQTTYTRKNGKVYLNGSKCFITSSAYTPYVVVMSRDSASPDKPIFTEWFVDMSKPGIKVNKLEKLGLRMDSCCEITFDNVELEEKDMFGREGNGFNRVKEEFDHERFLVALTNYGTAMCAFEDAARYANQRVQFGEAIGRFQLIQEKFAHMAIKLNSMRNMLYETAWKSDNNLITSGDAAMCKYFCANAAFEVVDSAMQVLGGVGIAGEHRISRFWRDLRVDRVSGGSDEMQILTLGRSVLKQYR from the coding sequence ATGGATTTTAGATTGAATGATGAGCAGGAACTGTTTGTTGACGGTGTCCGCGAATTAATGGCAAGTGAAAACTGGGAAGCTTATTTCGCACAGTGTGATCGCGAAAGTAAATACCCAGAACGTTTTGTCAAAGCCTTAGCGGATATGGAAATTGACAATCTGCTTATCCCTGAAGAGCACGGTGGTTTAAATGCGGGTTTTGTGACTGTTGCTGCAATCTGGATGGAATTAGGTCGCTTAGGTGCGCCAACTTACGTGCTTTATCAATTACCAGGGGGATTTAACACCGTCTTGCGTGAAGGAACGCAAGAGCAAATTGACAAAATTATGGCGTTCCGTGGTACAGGTAAACAGATGTGGAACTCTGCTATCACAGAACCCGGTGCAGGCTCAGACGTAGGTAGCTTACAAACAACTTATACCCGTAAAAATGGCAAAGTTTATCTCAATGGTAGCAAATGTTTTATCACCAGTAGTGCCTATACCCCTTACGTTGTTGTGATGAGCCGTGACTCCGCATCTCCAGATAAACCTATCTTTACTGAATGGTTTGTGGATATGAGCAAACCCGGCATCAAAGTCAACAAGTTAGAAAAACTGGGTTTACGTATGGATAGCTGCTGTGAAATCACTTTCGATAACGTTGAACTTGAAGAAAAAGACATGTTTGGTCGTGAAGGTAACGGCTTTAATCGTGTAAAAGAAGAGTTCGATCACGAACGTTTCTTAGTGGCGCTCACTAACTACGGTACAGCAATGTGTGCCTTTGAAGATGCAGCGCGTTACGCCAATCAACGTGTGCAATTTGGCGAAGCTATCGGCCGTTTCCAACTTATTCAAGAAAAATTCGCTCATATGGCGATCAAACTCAATTCAATGCGCAACATGTTATATGAAACTGCATGGAAGAGTGACAACAACTTAATTACTTCTGGCGATGCCGCTATGTGTAAATATTTCTGTGCAAATGCGGCATTTGAAGTCGTTGATAGTGCAATGCAAGTACTTGGTGGTGTCGGTATTGCTGGCGAACACCGTATTTCTCGTTTCTGGCGTGACCTTCGTGTTGATCGTGTCTCTGGTGGCTCTGATGAAATGCAGATCCTGACATTAGGACGTTCAGTACTTAAACAGTATCGCTAA
- the caiB gene encoding L-carnitine CoA-transferase has product MTEHLPMPQFGPLSGVRVVFSGIEIAGPFAGQMFAEWGAEVIWIENVAWADTIRVQPHYPQLSRRNLHALSLNIFKDEGRDAFLKLMETTDIFIEASKGPAFARRGITDEVLWEHNPKLVIAHLSGFGQYGDPQYTNLPAYNTIAQAFSGYLIQNGDKDQPMPAFPYTADYFSGMTATTSALAALYKVQQTGKGESIDIAMYEVMLRMGQYFMMDYFNGGEICPRMTKGKDPYYAGCGLYRCQDGYIVMEVVGITQIEEIFKDIGLAHLLGTPEVPEGTQLIHRINCPHGQLFEDKLDEWLAKQPLTKVLKRLSELNIASAKVLTIPELEGNPQYIARESITEWQTMNGETCKGPNVMPKFKNNPGKIWRGMPSHGMDTDAILKNIGYSDEQIRGLVDKGLAKIVK; this is encoded by the coding sequence ATGACAGAACATTTACCAATGCCACAATTCGGCCCACTCTCAGGGGTGCGTGTTGTGTTTTCAGGAATTGAAATTGCAGGGCCATTCGCAGGACAAATGTTCGCAGAATGGGGAGCGGAAGTGATTTGGATTGAAAACGTTGCATGGGCTGACACCATTCGCGTTCAACCTCACTACCCTCAACTTTCTCGCCGTAACTTACATGCTCTTTCACTCAATATTTTTAAAGATGAAGGTCGTGATGCATTCCTAAAATTAATGGAAACAACCGATATCTTTATCGAAGCCAGCAAAGGCCCAGCCTTCGCACGCCGTGGTATTACTGATGAAGTATTGTGGGAACACAACCCTAAATTGGTTATTGCGCATTTATCAGGTTTTGGTCAATACGGTGATCCGCAATACACCAACTTACCAGCCTACAACACGATTGCTCAGGCTTTCAGTGGTTACCTTATTCAAAACGGTGACAAAGATCAGCCAATGCCCGCTTTTCCTTATACCGCGGACTATTTTTCAGGAATGACAGCAACGACTTCCGCACTCGCGGCACTGTATAAAGTTCAACAAACAGGTAAAGGCGAAAGTATTGATATTGCCATGTATGAAGTGATGTTGCGTATGGGGCAATACTTCATGATGGATTATTTCAATGGTGGCGAAATTTGCCCTCGTATGACCAAAGGGAAAGATCCGTATTACGCAGGCTGTGGGCTTTACCGTTGCCAAGATGGTTATATCGTGATGGAAGTTGTCGGTATCACTCAAATTGAAGAAATTTTCAAAGATATTGGTCTTGCTCATCTGCTTGGTACACCTGAAGTACCTGAAGGTACTCAACTTATTCACCGTATTAATTGCCCTCATGGCCAATTATTTGAAGACAAGTTAGATGAGTGGTTAGCAAAACAACCTCTCACTAAAGTCCTTAAACGCCTTTCAGAACTCAATATTGCCAGCGCCAAAGTGCTGACTATTCCTGAGCTTGAAGGCAATCCGCAATATATCGCGCGTGAATCGATCACCGAATGGCAAACCATGAATGGCGAAACCTGCAAAGGGCCAAATGTGATGCCGAAATTTAAAAATAATCCGGGAAAAATCTGGCGAGGAATGCCATCTCACGGCATGGACACTGATGCGATTTTGAAAAATATCGGTTATAGCGACGAACAAATCAGGGGGCTGGTCGATAAAGGACTGGCCAAAATCGTAAAGTAA